In Pseudomonas flavescens, the sequence CGAGTTGGTGTCGTACAGGTGCGAGCCGCGCAGCTCGCCATCCGGGTTGTAGATCGCCAGGCAATGCGCGTCGAGGATATCTTCGGGCAACGCATCTTTCGGGCCCGGCTTGAACCAGCGCTCGTTGGGGTAATGGACGAACTCTGCATTGGCGATGTCCTCGCCCCAGAACTGGTCGTTATAGAAGAAGTTGCAGTTCAGCCGCTCGATGAACTCGCCCAGCGCCGAGGCCAGGGCGCTTTCCTTGGTCGAGCCCTTGCCGTTGGTGAAGCACATCGGCGACTGCGCGTCGCGAATATGCAGCGACCAGACGTTGGGCACGATGTTGCGCCAGGAGGCGATCTCGATCTTCATCCCCAGGTCGGCGAGGATGCCCGACATGTTGGCAATGGTCTGCTCGAGCGGCAGATCCTTGCCCGCAATGTAGGTGGTGGTATCTGACACCGGCATCAACAGCGCCTGGGCATCGGCGTCGAGGTTGTCGACTTCCTCGATGATGAATTCGGGGCCCTGCTGCACCACCTTCTTCACCGTACAGCGATCGATGGAACGCAGGATGCCCAAGCGATCCTTCTCCGAGATATCGGCGGGCAACTCGACCTGAATCTTGAAAATCTGCGCGTAGCGGTTTTCCGGGTCGACGATGTTGTTCTGCGACAGGCGAATGTTCTCGGTGGGAATGTCCCGCGTCTGGCAGTACAGCTTGACGAAGTAGGCCGCGCACAAGGCCGACGAAGCCAGGAAATAGTCGAACGGCCCCGGTGCCGAGCCATCGCCCTTGTAGCGGATGGGCTGATCGGCGATCACCGTGAAGTCATCGAATTTGGCTTCGAGGCGAAGGTTGTCGAGAAAGTTGACCTTGATTTCCATGGAGCGGCACCGGCAAGCAAAACGAATGGCCGGCATTATCCGGGTTTTCGCCAGGAAGTCTTGTGCGTGGCCGGGTTGGCGGCTGAGTGGTGGCTTGTTGGCTGAATGCGTCGGAAAGCCGCTTTACCAAGATCTTTTATGCGCATAAATTGTGCGCATTACTTGGCGAGGAAATTCTCATGCTGTCTTCGTACGATCTGAACGCTCCGAAACGAGCCGCCAACCTTCGTGTCAACGAGGATCTGCTCAACAAGGCCAAGGCTCTCGACATCAACCTCTCTGCCACCCTGGAGAAGGCATTGGCCCAGGCGCTAAAGGAAAAGCAGCGTGAGCAATGGTTGGCAGACAACCGACAGGCCATCACTGCATACAATGAGCATGTCGAGTCCAATGGCGTGTTCAGTGACGAATTGCGGAGCTTCTGATGCCGCAGTTTGCCGTTTACGAAAACACCAATCCTGCCACCAAGGCCGCCGTGCCCTTGCTGCTCAATGTACAGAGCGACCTGCTCGCGGAGCTCGGTACGCGGGTTGTCGTGCCGCTGTATACAGCCCGCGCCATGCAGGGAAAAATGCTGAGAACCCTCACCCCGCGGTTTGAAATCGAGGGTGAGCACTACGTGATGATGACGCCGCAAATGGCCGGTATTGCCAAAAAACAGCTGGGTGCCAAGATTGCGGATTTAGCGGCGCAGCGTGATGAAATCATCGCGGCGCTTGATCTGCTCATTACCGGTATTTGAGCAACCTTGTCCGAGGTGTAGGGCGTATTAGCCGCAGGCGTAATTCGACAAAACGGTTCGCGGTAAACGACGGATTACGCCTTTGGCTAGGCTACGCGCCCCGATCCATCTACGAGTTATTTTCCGTCTTACCACGTTCGGACACTCGTACCTGCTGGACGATGGAGCTAGAACTCACCCTGCTTGAGTACCACCGGCTCGATCAACGGCGCCTGCCACAGCTGCACAAGGTAGTGATCCTCTCCATCGAGGCCATCTTCGGAGAGCGTGTCGAAACCGGAAATTGACAGCCGCACCCTATAGTTCCCTGCCGCCAGAGCGAAGCGCGCTGCATCCGGGAAATAGTCCGTGCAACCGGCGATCACCAGCGTGCCACTGCGAACCACGAGCGAGGCCTCGGCAATATGATCGAAACTCGCCGGTTCGACGGTTGGTTCCGCGTCGAGGAATTCGAGCGTCACCGAAACCTCCATATTGCGCAGCGTGCCGACGCCCACCACACCATCGGCTACCGCGAGCATCCGTTCGACGGCTTCAGTGCCCCAAGACTGGGAGAGATCACCCTCGGCCACTTCATCCTGCAGATAGAACTGGTGGTAGTCGGCGAAGAGTTTGAGGGCGTGTGAGGGCATAAGGGCTCCTGATGGGGCTTTATTGGGCGGTTAATAATCAGTAGGGCCAGAGTGATTGATTCTTGGATACGCAATCAAAGGCTATGATCCTATCAATTGGCTTCAGTCAGTCCCAGTGAGCGAAGCGAACGATTTTAGCCAGTTTTTATACTTTATTGATTAACCATGCCAGTCCGCTTTGTGGTAGCGCCCATGAACCATAGCCGAACTTTAGATAGCCGGGCTGTTTTGTAATTTGACTTGCCACGTCCTCCAAAGTGAGCGGAGCGAGCGACTTGAACCAGTTGTTAGGCGGTTCACAGCGAGCCAGCCATTATCTGCTTAAATTTACTCAGGCAGTCTTCAAATTCGTTACGGTCAAAGGTCGATAAAGGAGGCTTGGTGGATCTTTGCCATTTTGTCGAAATACCTACTTCCAGACCACTGGATGCGCTAAAACCCCAGCGAAGCCATTGAACGGTGTCTTTAATTATTAGCTGTTCAACCACTAGGACGATGCAGTCAAAGTCCATGTCATCACTACACACTAATATTGGAACAACGGTCGAGGACTCATCCTCACTTGGTGTTATACGTGACCAAGCTAGCTTGTCTTCTTCTTCGTCTAGTAGCCAGATTTGAGCCAGCCCCAAAGAATTGGCATCTGGATAATTGAAAGTCTCGGCACACCACTTCTCGATGGGGGTTCCGTTTATTGCTATCCACGCGCAAGGGGAATTAGCAAAGCCCGCCTGATGTTTTAATGCGCTGATGTGATCCATTCCAGAGCCTAACGATTAAGCTAAGGGGCGGCGGCAGGCCGTCCCAGCGAACGAAATGAGCGATTTGAGCGCCTTGTTAGGCATAAACCACTTCGCTTGCGAGCTGCGGATATTCACCCTGCATTTCAGTAAGGCATTCTTTTAGTAGCACAGCCTCACGAGGTAGGCGTTGAGAGAACTGCGACCAGCCAAAGAACCTAACTGTGTAGGGCATTTCAACCAAGCCAGTTATGGCGTCCCAGAAAGCGTCCCAGTTAGCACCATACCAGCCCGGAAAATTCAGCGACTCCATCAGCAACGAGTGCAGTTCTTCTGCGCTAGTGATAGCTCGGAGATCAATCTCTACTAGCTGTACGCGGGACATATGTTTTTGCCTAACGTTTGGCTAAGGGGCGAGCTTTAGCCCGTCCCAGTGAGCGAAGCGAACGGTTTGAACCAATTGTTATGCATTTGCACACGGTTTATGCCTTTGTTTTTGTGATGTAAATGATTGTGCAAATAGCTGCTGCTAGGAACAAATAAGGCTCTATTAATGACGAGAGATTTAGGACTTGCTGGTTGAATTCTGTTGGGTTACACCGACCATTAGGGCATTGCATTGGGATGAACGCAATTATTGAGAATTTTGTGAGTTTTGCAATGGCGCAGAGCGTGAGAAAGACGAATGATAACAAGGCAATGGCTGAGCGCTGCCTTATTGAAAATATTAACGATGCAATGCTAAACAAAGAGAATCCAGCTGCAAGGATTAACAGCTCAGGTGCAAGCATCGTCATTGTGGTGGTGTATTCATTCATATGCATAACGTTTGGTTAAGGGGCGGGCTTTAGCCCGTCCCAGTGAGCGTAGCGAGCGGTTTGAACCACTAGTTAGGTTGCTCGCGACACAACCCGCCCAGTACCCTTGGTGCCGCCCTCCCAGACAGTGAACTCGGCACCTACGGCAAAGTATGACAAGGCCTGTTCAGGAAGCAAGAGTTGCACAACCGCATAGAAGGTTTCGCCTGGTGCAGGCTGCCCCTCAAAGGTGAGGCGAGCAGACCAGTGCTCCTTATTGATGCTAAGTACCGTGCGCCACTCGCCCGAGACTAACGGCCACTGTCTGCCGCCAACGTCGGCGGGAAGTAAATATATATCAGCGAAGAACACAGGCTGCATTATGACCTAACGTTTGGTTAAGGGGCGGGCTTTAGCCCGCCCCAGCGAGCGAAGCGAACGATTTGAACCACTAGTTAGGCTCATGGCTCGCCGGATTTTCTAGATACTTTAGAGCCTCGATAATAAGAGGTATTGTGTAATTCAACCACGGGATAATAGTCGTGGCGTCTTTTGGGCGCTGGTATTCACCAGCATCAAAAGCCAAGTAAATTTTTAATGAAAATCCAGAAAGAGGTTCGCGAGATAGTGTAGATAGCCGGTTCATAGCTAAATCACCCTCGGCATATGAAAGCTCCCCCATAACAAACTCTCTGGCAACGAGATGCGAATAGGCGTGGCAGAACTCAGCTTCGGGAAGCCCGGACTTAGCTAGGGCAAGCTCTGCTGATCTAGCCCATTGTTCATCGCTTATTTGAGTTTCATCGCGTTTGGTTATGAGGTGAAGCAAGTCTTTTTCCATGAGCCTAACGTTTGGTTAAGGAGCGGGCTTTAGCCCGTCCCAGTGAGCGAAGCGAACGACTTGAACCAGTTGTTAGAAGGTACATATGGAAAGCCCTTTTTTGCCCTCAAATATTTTTTCGAGCGAACGCTGAAGGTTCTCATGCTCTTGCTCATTCGCAGTGAATTCAATAACGTATTCTTCATGCCCATCAAGCAGCTTGGCAAGAGCGAAATTAATAATTGCCTTTAAATGATTGCGATGGAGTTGAAGAGTAAGGTCATCAGTTTTGTGATTTACTTGGTCGACAACCATTACTTCTATCTCATCTGAATTTGGTGCGCGCGTAAGGGAAAAACAATAATTTTGCACGCTATCAAAACAGTACATTAATGCCATGTCGTAATCAGCGTCATATGGCGATGCACTGATTGCTGCCCTGAGTTTCATGCTGACGCCTTCTAACGTTTGGTTAAGGGGCGGCGGAACGCCGTCCCGAGCGAGCGACTTGAACAATTTGTTAGCCGAGCTCTCATGTTTCGCTAGAAATAACATGGATGATTAATTCAAGCGAGTTGTCTGCCAGTAATGGTGGATCGTCTCGGCTTGAGTGAGTAAGGGAAAACAGAGCGCCCGGTTGTGTGTCAGATGGCATTGAGAAGTAGGTGTATAGGTGGTTTTTTACGGACTCTGAGTAAGTTATGTAAATCTCCGATTCTTTAATTTCTATGGTGGCGAGCTTGCCATGACACTTGGTGTGCAGCGTGGAAAACAAGCAGGTTGAGCTGCAAAGATCAAAGGATGCTGACGCGCCGTGCCTGCCTTTATGAATTGATCTAGCGACTGTATTGAGCTCAGCTGTCTTGCCGTAAAGGTGCAGTTCCTTGCTTTTTAACTCCGCAAACATGATTGCTCTCTGGCTGTGGATCTTAAGGTCTTTGGCGGCTAACAGTGATTAGATGGAGTTCTTCATTAATGCGTTATGGCGGAATTCCACATAACGTCCCTGCTTCATTAGCGATGCAGGCTGAATTTCCATAAAAAACAATAACGTGACACGTGGATATGCAGTGCCCCGCGTATTCGCGCGACTTGTGTTCTGTGCAGTATTTCTGCCCGGTTGTGCAGGCTGCGAAATTGGTGCGGTGGGGCGAAGTGCACTGCAAGTTCCTTTTGGCAATGATTTACGCGTGCAGGCATCCGCCAGCAGAGGGTTTTGACGATAAGAGGTTGCCCGACAAACGGCAAGTGCTTGCCGAGCGATATGCTGCACGTTGCGTTGCGGGACGGTGCAGGCATGCTGGCGGATTACGACTTCGACTAATACGCCCTACGTAGTTGTCAGTTGGCGTCCCAAGTGCAGTGCTTGGTGCCGTTGCTGGTGAACAGGTAGACAGTCACGTCGCCGCCCTGGCGGTGATGTGTCAGGCGCTTCGCCGGGAGAATTTCCCAGAGCCAGTCCAGGTCGGAGCCTGGGTAGCGGTCGCCGAAGGATGCGATGAATTCGGCCTTGTCGATGAAGTCTTCCCGGGAAGCGAAGCGCTCGAAGACGCAGAAACGGCCTTCGATCCGTAGCCAGACACGGTCTTGCCAGGTCGGTAGTGCCGGTGTGGCGTAGACGATGATGTCTATCTCTTCCTGCGAACCTTCCATGGCGTCATTGGTTTCGATCCCCAGTGCCTTGAGTTTGCCGGAAGCCAGGCAGGTGTCGCAGATGCAGTCGATCGTCTCGCGGCCGTAGAAGCCTCCGGCCGAGAACCACAGCCCAGGCGTACTGCACAGCGAGCAGGGCGCAGCCTCGGCGAGGCGATAGGCGAAGTTGTCGGGGTCTCTAAAGTAGGGAAAGAGCATTGGCGCGGCCTCACGACGAACAGCTGATTTCCAGATGCTTGCCCCAATCCGGCGGGCGCTGTGCGTAGCGTTCTTTGCCAGCTTGCTCCTCGAAGGGGCGGCTTAGTACTTCGTGCAGTTCTCGCACAGGTGCGTAGTCGCCCGCTTCGGCGGCGGCGATGGCTTCCTGGGCGAGGTAGTTGCGTAGCACGTAGAGCGGGTTGACGGCGTGCATGCGCGCCTGGCGAGCGGCCTGATCGCTGCCTTCGCGTTTGCTGCGGGCCAGGTAGTCGGCGCCCCAGGCGTCGAAGCCCTGGAGGTCGACGAAGTCGTTGCGCACCACTTGCAGTGCATCGGCTGGCGCCTGCTCGCCGAGGTGGCGGAAGAACAGGTGATAGTCCGTGGATTTGCCCGCTTGCATGAGTGTCAGCAGACGCTGGATCAGTTCTTCGTCGCCGTCCTCGGCCGTGGTGAAGCCCAGGCGCTTGCGCATCAGGTCGTTGTAGTGGGCCTGGTACAGCGGCAGGAACAGGTCGAGGATCGATCGCAACGCATCGACTTCCACCAACGGCGTCAGTGCCTGGGCCAGCGCCGAGAGGTTCCAGTGGGCGGTGGGCACCTGATTGCTGAAGCTGTAGCGGCCAGTGTCGTCGGAGTGGTTGCAGATGTGCTGGGCATCGAAATCGTCGAGGAAGGCGTAGGGGCCGAAGTCGAAGGTGATGCCGAGAATCGACATGTTGTCGGTGTTCATCACGCCATGGCAGAAACCATAAGCCTGCCAGCGGGCGATCAGCTCGGCGTTGCGCTCCAGCACGGTACGCAGCAGCGCTTCGTAGGGCTGCGGTTGCTCCAGGCACTGCGGGTAATGGCAGGCCAGCACGTGGTCGGCGAGTTGCCTGAGCTGGTCGTGCTGGCGGGTGTAATAGAAATACTCGAAGCTGCCAAAGCGAATATGGCTCTGCGCCAGGCGCACCAGCATGGCCGCGGTTTCCTGCTTCTCGCGCCACACCGGCGTGCTCGAACCGGTGACGCACAGCGCACGCGAGCTGGGGATGCCGAGTGCATGCAGGGCTTCGCTGGCGAGGAATTCGCGGATCGAGCTGCGCAGCACGGCGCGGCCGTCGCCCATGCGCGAGTAGGGCGTCAGGCCGGCACCCTTGAGGTGCAGATCCCAGTGCTCGCCCGCGTGGTTGAGTACTTCGCCCAGCAGCAGGCCGCGGCCATCGCCGAGGCGCGGGCTGTAGCCGCCGAACTGGTGGCCGGAGTAGACCATGGCCCGCGGCTCGGCGTCGCTCCACAGCTGGTTGCCGGAGAACAGTTCGGCGAACACCTCGCGCTGCGCTTCCTGCGGGTCGAGGTCGAGCAGCGCCATGGCGCTTTCGCTGACCACCACCAGGCGTGGCTCGGCGATGGGCTCGGGCAGCACATGGGTGGAAAAGGCGTCACCCAGCCCGGCGAAACGGTTTTCGAAGGTCAGGGTGTCGAGGGTTTTCACGGTTTGGCCTCGCCATTCTTCTCGACGCTCGCCAACTGTTCGTCGTCGAGCTTGAGGGTGTCATGGGGCGCAGCGGCGCGGCTGAGCACGATATCCATCTTCGGTGTGCCGGAGAGGTTGATGTTGTTGCTGGCGAAGAGTTGGTCGATGCGCCGGTTGAGCTCGTCGGTGGCGGCGCCACGGTCGCCCAGTTCCTTGACGTAGAACTTCAGCTCGTGGGTCAGGCCGCCCGGTGCATAGACGCTCAACTGAGCGGTCGGCGCCGGATCGCGCATAACCCGCGAGTTTTCCTGGGCAGCCTGCAGCAGCAGGGTGCGCACCTTTTCCAGATCGTCGCCG encodes:
- a CDS encoding type II toxin-antitoxin system CcdA family antitoxin; translated protein: MLSSYDLNAPKRAANLRVNEDLLNKAKALDINLSATLEKALAQALKEKQREQWLADNRQAITAYNEHVESNGVFSDELRSF
- a CDS encoding CcdB family protein → MPQFAVYENTNPATKAAVPLLLNVQSDLLAELGTRVVVPLYTARAMQGKMLRTLTPRFEIEGEHYVMMTPQMAGIAKKQLGAKIADLAAQRDEIIAALDLLITGI
- a CDS encoding barstar family protein → MSRVQLVEIDLRAITSAEELHSLLMESLNFPGWYGANWDAFWDAITGLVEMPYTVRFFGWSQFSQRLPREAVLLKECLTEMQGEYPQLASEVVYA
- a CDS encoding CbrC family protein; translation: MLFPYFRDPDNFAYRLAEAAPCSLCSTPGLWFSAGGFYGRETIDCICDTCLASGKLKALGIETNDAMEGSQEEIDIIVYATPALPTWQDRVWLRIEGRFCVFERFASREDFIDKAEFIASFGDRYPGSDLDWLWEILPAKRLTHHRQGGDVTVYLFTSNGTKHCTWDAN
- the selO gene encoding protein adenylyltransferase SelO, which gives rise to MKTLDTLTFENRFAGLGDAFSTHVLPEPIAEPRLVVVSESAMALLDLDPQEAQREVFAELFSGNQLWSDAEPRAMVYSGHQFGGYSPRLGDGRGLLLGEVLNHAGEHWDLHLKGAGLTPYSRMGDGRAVLRSSIREFLASEALHALGIPSSRALCVTGSSTPVWREKQETAAMLVRLAQSHIRFGSFEYFYYTRQHDQLRQLADHVLACHYPQCLEQPQPYEALLRTVLERNAELIARWQAYGFCHGVMNTDNMSILGITFDFGPYAFLDDFDAQHICNHSDDTGRYSFSNQVPTAHWNLSALAQALTPLVEVDALRSILDLFLPLYQAHYNDLMRKRLGFTTAEDGDEELIQRLLTLMQAGKSTDYHLFFRHLGEQAPADALQVVRNDFVDLQGFDAWGADYLARSKREGSDQAARQARMHAVNPLYVLRNYLAQEAIAAAEAGDYAPVRELHEVLSRPFEEQAGKERYAQRPPDWGKHLEISCSS